CCGGCGATCCGCTTGACGACCTCGTCCTCGGGGACCTCAAGGTCCAGCACGCCGTCCAGCGCGATGCCGTTCTCGGCCAGGATGGCGTCCAGCGCCTCCGCCTGGCCCAGGTTGCGCGGGAAGCCGTCCAGCAGGAAGCCGCCTGCGGCGTCCGGCTGGAGCATGCGGTCCTTGGCCATCCCGATGGTGACCTCGTCGGGCACCAGGCGCCCGGCGTCCATGTAGGACTTCGCCTCGACACCCAGCGGGGTGCCCTGGCTGATGTTGGCACGGAACAGGTCACCGGTGGAGATGTGGGGAATGGACAGGGTCTTGGCCAGGACGTGCGCCTGAGTACCCTTCCCGGCCCCGGGGGGTCCGACGAGGACGATTCGCATCAGCGGAGGAACCCTTCGTAATTGCGCTGCTGGAGTTGGCTCTCGATCTGCTTCACAGTTTCGAGTCCGACGCCGACGACGATGAGCACGGAGGTGCCGCCGAACGGGAAGTTGGTCTGCTGTCCGAAGGCGACCAGGGCGACCATCGGGATCAACGCGATGAGGCCCAGGTAGAGGGAACCCGGCCACGTGATGCGGGTGAGCACGTAGTTCAGGTACTCGGCCGTCGGCCGGCCGGCCCGGATGCCCGGGATGAACCCACCATACTTCTTCATGTTGTCGGCGACTTCTTCGGGGTTGAAGGAGATCGCGACGTAGAAGAAGGCGAAGAACACGATCAGGACGAAGTAGGTCGCCATGTAGATCGGGTGGTCACCCTTGACGAAGTGGTTCCTGATCCAGACCGCCCAGTCCGCCTGCGAGTTGGTCAGCTGCACCACCAGCGCGGGGATGTACAGCAGCGAGGAGGCGAAGATGACCGGAATCACGCCCGCCTGGTTGACCTTCAGCGGGATGTAGGTCGAGGTGCCGCCGAAGGAACGGCGGCCGACCATGCGCTTCGCGTACTGCACCGGGATCCGGCGCTGGGCCTGCTCGACGAAGATGACCAGGCAGACCACGATGATGCCGACCGCGATGACCGAGGCGAACTCGCCCCAGCCGTCCAGCAGGGTGCCCGACTCCTTGATCGCCCACATCGAGCCGGGGAAGCCGGCCGCGATCGAGGTGAAGATCAGGATGGACATGCCGTTGCCGATGCCGCGGTCGGTGATGAGCTCGCCGAGCCACATGATCACGGTGGTGCCCGCGGTCATGATGATGACCATGGTGGCGATCCGGAAGATCGACTGGTCCGGCACGATGTTGCCGCCCTCGGGGCAGCCCGAGAACAGGGCGCCGCTGGACGCGGTCGCCAGGATGCCGGTGCCCTGCAGCACGGCGAGGGCGATGGTCAGGTACCGGGTGTACTGCGTGATCTTCGCGGTGCCGGCCTGCCCCTCCTTCTTCAGGGCCTCCAGCCGCGGGATGACCACGGTGAGCAGCTGCAGGATGATGCTGGCCGTGATGTACGGCATGATCCCGAGCGCGAAGACGGTCAACTGGAGCAGCGCGTTGCCGCTGAACAGGTTGACCAGCCCGAACAACCCCTGGTTCTGGCCCTTCACGCACGCGTGAACGGCCTGGAAGTTGATTCCGGGCATCGGAACGTGGGCGCCCAGCCGGAACAGCACCATGATGCCCAGCGTGAACAGCAGCTTCTTGCGCAGGTCGGGCGTCTGGAACGCCCGCGCGAACGCACTGAGCACGGTGCCTCCTGCGCCTCCCGCGCGTCGTCGGCGGAAGGGTCGGTCCTGATGTGGGGAAAGGGAACTTCACGGACTCTAACAGTGCCCGGGTCCCGGACAGAAGCGCGTGCGGCCGCTCCCCCACTCACGGGGTACGGCTTGCCCGGGTTTGACACACAAATCGAGCGTGTGCAAGGGGCCCCAACGGCACCGGGCCCCGGCTCCCCTCTCGCGAGGGGGGCCGGGGCCCGGTGTCTGTCCGTGCGTCGGATCGACGGCGCGTCAGAGCAGTTCGGTGACCGAACCGCCGGCCGCGGTGATCTTCTCGGCGGCGGAGCCGGAGACGGCGTCGACCGTCACCTGCAGCGCCACCGCGATGTCGCCCTGGCCGAGGACCTTGACGAGCTCGTTCTTGCGAACGGCGCCCTTCTCGACCAGGTCGGCCACGGTGACCTCGCCACCGTTCGGGTAGAGCTCGGCCAGGCGGTCCAGGTTCACGACCTGGAACTGCTTGTGGGCCGGGTTCTTGAAGCCCTTCAGCTTCGGCAGGCGCATGTGGAGGGGCATCTGGCCACCCTCGAAGCGCTGCGGAACCTGGTAGCGGGCCTTGGTGCCCTTGGTACCACGACCTGCGGTCTTACCCTTGGAGCCCTCACCACGACCGACGCGGATCTTGTCGGTCTTGGCGCCGGGCGCCGGACGCAGGTTGTGGATCTTGATGGGGGAGTTGTCCGCCATTTCAGTCCACCTCCTCGACCGTGACGAGGTGGCGAACGGTGTGGACCATGCCGCGGATCTCCGGGCGGTCCTCCTTCACCACGGTGTCGTTCAGCCGCTTCAGGCCGAGCGAGCGCAGGGTGTCACGGTGGTTCTGCTTGCTACCGATGTACGACTTGGTCTGGGTGACCTTCAGGCGAGCCATCAGGCGCTCACCCCAGCCGCACGGGCCCGGAGCAGCGCGGCCGGGGCCACGTCCTCCAGGGGCAGGCCACGACGGGCGGCGATCTCCTCGGGGCGCACGAGGCCCTTCAGAGCGGCCACGGTGGCGTGCACGATGTTGATCGCGTTGTCCGAGCCGAGCGACTTCGACAGGATGTCGTGAACGCCGGCGCACTCGAGGACGGCACGCACCGGGCCACCGGCGATGACACCGGTACCGGGGGACGCCGGCTTCAGCAGCACGACGCCGGCGGCCTTCTCGCCCTGGATGGGGTGCGGGATGGTGCCCTGGATACGGGGGACCTTGAAGAAGTTCTTCTTGGCCTCCTCAACACCCTTGGCGATGGCGGCCGGAACCTCCTTCGCCTTGCCGTAACCGACACCCACGGTGCCGTCACCGTCGCCCACCACGACCAGCGCGGTGAAGCTGAAACGACGACCACCCTTGACAACCTTGGCGACACGGTTGATCGCGACGACGCGCTCGACGTAAGCGGTCTTCTCGGCGACCGGGGCGCCGCCCCGCTCGTCCCGCTTACGGTCGCGCCGCTCGCCACCGGTGCCGCCGCCGGCGCCGCTACCGCGGCGCTGGGGTCCAGCCATTGGAATTACCTCTCTCGTTTACGTCCGCCGACAGAGTCGACGAGCGGCTTAGAAGTCGAGCCCGGACTCGCGGGCCGCGTCCGCCAGGGCGGCGATGCGGCCGGCGTACCGGTTGCCCGCGCGGTCGAAGACGACCGACTCGACGCCGGCGGCCTTGGCGCGCTCGGCGACCAGGCTTCCGACCTTCTTGGCCAGCTCGGTCTTGTCGCCCTCGGTGCCCTTGATGGACACGTCGAGGGTGGACGCCGACGCCAGGGTGTGACCCTTGGCGTCGTCGATGACCTGGGCGACCATGTGGCGGTTCGAACGCGTCACGACGAGGCGCGGACGCACCTCGGTGCCGACGACGCGCTTGCGAACGCGAATGGCGCGGCGCTTGCGGGCGGCGTTCTTGTAGGCGTTGCCCTTGCCGATCTTGACAGAGACGCTCATCGCTTACTTACCACTCTTTCCGACCTTGCGGCGGATGACCTCGCCCGCGTACTTGACGCCCTTGGCCTTGTACGGGTCGGGCTTGCGCAGCTTGCGGATCTTCGCGGCGATCTCGCCGACCTTCTGCTTGTCGGTGCCGTCCACGTGGAACTTGGTGGGCGTCTCGACGACGAAGGAGATCCCCTCCGGCGCGGTGACCAGGATCGGGTGGCTGTAGCCCAGCGCGAACTCCATGTCGGAGCCCTTCGCCGTGACTCGGTAGCCGACGCCGCTGATCTCCAGCGACTTGCGGTAGCCCGCGGTCACGCCGGTGATCATGTTCGCCACCAGCGTGCGCGACAGGCCGTGCAGGGCCTTCGACTGACGCTCGTCGTTCGGGCGGGTGACGACCAGAGTGCCGTCCTCGCCCTTGCCGATCTCGATCGGCGCGGCGACGACGTGGGTGAGCGAGCCCTTGGGGCCCTTCACCGAGACCGTCTGGCCGTCGATGGTGACGTCCACACCAGCGGGAACCTGGATGGGCAGCCGTCCAATGCGCGACATTGCTGTACCTCCGTTTCCCGAATTACCAGACGTAGGCGAGAACTTCTCCGCCTACGCCCTTCTTGGCGGCCTGCTTGTCGGTCAGGAGGCCGGAGGACGTGGAGATGATCGCCACGCCCAGGCCGCCGAGCACCTTCGGCAGGTTGGTGGACTTTGCGTACACACGCAGACCCGGCTTGCTGATGCGCTTGATGCCGGCGATGGAACGCTCGCGGTTGGGGCCGAACTTGAGCTCGATGGTCAGCTTCTTGCCGACCTCGTTCTCGGTGGGCTCCTCAACCTTGTAGGAGGAGATGTACCCCTCCTGCTGCAGGATCTCGGCGACGTGCGCCTTGATCTTGCTGGCCGGCATCGCCACGGAGTCGTGGTACGCCGAGTTCGCGTTACGCAGACGCGTGAGCATGTCTGCGATGGGGTCGGTCATGGTCATGGTGGCCTCAGGCCTCTCCCGCCGTGGTTTCTCCGCGCCAGGTCCCCCTCCGCGCACTCGGAGGAGTGCGAAAGGGGCACAAGCGCAGGGGACCTGCGACGTAGTAAGACTGAATGTTCGCGGACCCTCACGAGAGGGCCGCGGGTCGCCCGAAGGGGGACGCCGCAGCAGGGGCCCGACCCCAACACCTTACGGGATCCCTTGCGGGAACCCAAAAGCGTCGAGGTCGGGCACGCTACTCGCTGATGTCAGAACAGCTGGTAGGGACTACCAGGAGCTCTTGGTCACGCCCGGCAGCTCGCCGCGGTGCGCCATCTCACGGAGGCACACACGGCAGAGGCCGAACTTGCGGTACACCGAGTGCGGGCGGCCGCAGCGCTGGCACCGGGTGTACGCCCGGACGCCGAACTTCGGCTTGCGCTCGGACTTAGCGATCAGGGCCTTCTTCGCCATGGCTCACGCCTCCTTGAACGGGAAGCCCAGAGCGCGCAGGAGCGCCCGGCCCTCATCGTCGGTCTGAGCGGTGGTCACGACGGTGATGTCCATACCGCGCTGACGGTCGACCTTGTCCTGGTCGATCTCGTGGAACATGACCTGCTCGGTCAGACCGAAGGTGTAGTTGCCACGGCCGTCGAACTGCTTGGGCGAGAGGCCGCGGAAGTCACGGATACGCGGCAGCGCCAGCGACACCAGACGGTCCACGAACTCCCACATGCGGTCACCGCGGAGGGTGACGTGGGCACCGATCGGCTGGCCCTCGCGCAGCTTGAACT
The window above is part of the Kitasatospora sp. NA04385 genome. Proteins encoded here:
- the rpsH gene encoding 30S ribosomal protein S8, coding for MTMTDPIADMLTRLRNANSAYHDSVAMPASKIKAHVAEILQQEGYISSYKVEEPTENEVGKKLTIELKFGPNRERSIAGIKRISKPGLRVYAKSTNLPKVLGGLGVAIISTSSGLLTDKQAAKKGVGGEVLAYVW
- a CDS encoding type Z 30S ribosomal protein S14, with translation MAKKALIAKSERKPKFGVRAYTRCQRCGRPHSVYRKFGLCRVCLREMAHRGELPGVTKSSW
- the rplO gene encoding 50S ribosomal protein L15; amino-acid sequence: MADNSPIKIHNLRPAPGAKTDKIRVGRGEGSKGKTAGRGTKGTKARYQVPQRFEGGQMPLHMRLPKLKGFKNPAHKQFQVVNLDRLAELYPNGGEVTVADLVEKGAVRKNELVKVLGQGDIAVALQVTVDAVSGSAAEKITAAGGSVTELL
- the rplR gene encoding 50S ribosomal protein L18; translated protein: MSVSVKIGKGNAYKNAARKRRAIRVRKRVVGTEVRPRLVVTRSNRHMVAQVIDDAKGHTLASASTLDVSIKGTEGDKTELAKKVGSLVAERAKAAGVESVVFDRAGNRYAGRIAALADAARESGLDF
- the rplF gene encoding 50S ribosomal protein L6 yields the protein MSRIGRLPIQVPAGVDVTIDGQTVSVKGPKGSLTHVVAAPIEIGKGEDGTLVVTRPNDERQSKALHGLSRTLVANMITGVTAGYRKSLEISGVGYRVTAKGSDMEFALGYSHPILVTAPEGISFVVETPTKFHVDGTDKQKVGEIAAKIRKLRKPDPYKAKGVKYAGEVIRRKVGKSGK
- the rplE gene encoding 50S ribosomal protein L5, giving the protein MSETTVEKVTPRLKEKYLSEVKGQLHEQFSYENVMLIPGLVKVVVNMGVGEAARDSKLIEGAIKDLTAITGQKPAVTKARKSIAQFKLREGQPIGAHVTLRGDRMWEFVDRLVSLALPRIRDFRGLSPKQFDGRGNYTFGLTEQVMFHEIDQDKVDRQRGMDITVVTTAQTDDEGRALLRALGFPFKEA
- the rpmD gene encoding 50S ribosomal protein L30, encoding MARLKVTQTKSYIGSKQNHRDTLRSLGLKRLNDTVVKEDRPEIRGMVHTVRHLVTVEEVD
- a CDS encoding adenylate kinase, translating into MRIVLVGPPGAGKGTQAHVLAKTLSIPHISTGDLFRANISQGTPLGVEAKSYMDAGRLVPDEVTIGMAKDRMLQPDAAGGFLLDGFPRNLGQAEALDAILAENGIALDGVLDLEVPEDEVVKRIAGRRLCRKDGAHVFHVVYNPPKTEGVCDECGGELYQRSDDTEEAVRVRLEEYHSKTEPIIGYYQEQGLLVTISALGKVDEVTERAVAALEQNKNA
- the secY gene encoding preprotein translocase subunit SecY, with product MLSAFARAFQTPDLRKKLLFTLGIMVLFRLGAHVPMPGINFQAVHACVKGQNQGLFGLVNLFSGNALLQLTVFALGIMPYITASIILQLLTVVIPRLEALKKEGQAGTAKITQYTRYLTIALAVLQGTGILATASSGALFSGCPEGGNIVPDQSIFRIATMVIIMTAGTTVIMWLGELITDRGIGNGMSILIFTSIAAGFPGSMWAIKESGTLLDGWGEFASVIAVGIIVVCLVIFVEQAQRRIPVQYAKRMVGRRSFGGTSTYIPLKVNQAGVIPVIFASSLLYIPALVVQLTNSQADWAVWIRNHFVKGDHPIYMATYFVLIVFFAFFYVAISFNPEEVADNMKKYGGFIPGIRAGRPTAEYLNYVLTRITWPGSLYLGLIALIPMVALVAFGQQTNFPFGGTSVLIVVGVGLETVKQIESQLQQRNYEGFLR
- the rpsE gene encoding 30S ribosomal protein S5 yields the protein MAGPQRRGSGAGGGTGGERRDRKRDERGGAPVAEKTAYVERVVAINRVAKVVKGGRRFSFTALVVVGDGDGTVGVGYGKAKEVPAAIAKGVEEAKKNFFKVPRIQGTIPHPIQGEKAAGVVLLKPASPGTGVIAGGPVRAVLECAGVHDILSKSLGSDNAINIVHATVAALKGLVRPEEIAARRGLPLEDVAPAALLRARAAGVSA